In Candidatus Vogelbacteria bacterium, the following proteins share a genomic window:
- a CDS encoding N-acetylmuramoyl-L-alanine amidase encodes MNIPFQQTLNYATGPTKKIVVVLHFTLGAYRGAVEWLSNANRPNRSSAHFVIGRNQGEIVQLVKVTDIAWHAGGISNPNDRAKKIMLKNLDGSYVNPNQYTIGIELAAGYDVDQDGLVEPNENDVTEWQYQQLTELVKSFVNNPETAFILDPKNIIIHGDIADYKEKPEIVRTELLKRLFPVQPVNKEAIKSQIISLLNQL; translated from the coding sequence ATGAATATTCCATTTCAACAGACTTTAAACTATGCAACTGGTCCTACAAAGAAGATCGTTGTTGTACTTCATTTCACACTAGGAGCATATAGGGGAGCGGTAGAGTGGCTCTCAAATGCCAACAGACCGAATCGATCATCAGCCCATTTTGTTATCGGCCGAAATCAGGGAGAGATCGTGCAGCTTGTAAAAGTAACTGATATTGCATGGCACGCAGGAGGCATAAGCAATCCAAATGATCGAGCAAAAAAGATTATGCTCAAGAATTTGGACGGCTCATATGTGAATCCCAACCAATACACCATTGGTATCGAGCTTGCGGCCGGATATGACGTAGATCAGGACGGATTGGTCGAGCCGAATGAGAATGATGTCACCGAATGGCAGTATCAACAGCTCACTGAGCTTGTGAAGTCTTTCGTAAATAATCCAGAAACTGCATTTATTCTTGATCCGAAGAATATCATCATTCATGGAGATATCGCTGACTACAAAGAAAAGCCTGAGATTGTTCGTACCGAACTTCTCAAGCGATTGTTTCCGGTCCAGCCAGTAAATAAAGAAGCGATCAAGTCTCAAATTATCAGCTTGCTAAACCAACTATGA